One Egicoccus halophilus genomic region harbors:
- the uvrC gene encoding excinuclease ABC subunit UvrC, which translates to MRNPALAFRPEPGAIPEAPGCYQFKDGHGRVVYVGKAKSLRQRLGNYFQAWHNIAPRTRAMLEAARSVEWIVVDSEVEALHLEYTLIQRHRPRYNVRYRDDKSYPHLVLTASEEVPRARVQRGRVAKGDLRFGPYAHAYAIRETLDLLLRTFPVRTCSQGIYDRAARTGKPCLLHHIDRCAAPCVGKISLEDHRTLVERLGHFLDGETGPVLRQLEADMQAASAELNFEAAARLRDQLTAVRKALEKQQVVSAKSEDFDAIAIHEDELEAAVQAFFVRRGRLVGRKGWTVDKVEPLTTSQLLTSFVLQLYADRDDDIPPQVVVPVEPDDAEALSLLLAEQRRHTRAGSRGRPIQRVRFQVPQRGDKVAFLETVTENAREAFQRARLKRASDFESRSRALKELQDTLDLDEAPLRIECFDISHLGGTEVVGSMVVFEDGLPRKSDYRRFKLSIDRNDDFASMQEVIRRRFARLAQTQQAPAPSEVAATEQAVRRFAYPPNLVVIDGGVGQLRAALAGAGELATADVAFVGLAKKFEELWVPGRSRPVVLPRGSEALYLVQRVRDEAHRFAITYQRSRRSSSVASSALDGVAGVGPARRKALFRSFGSVAAMRRATVEELMAVPGVSRTIATAVHDHLHATVEDAP; encoded by the coding sequence CGCACACGCGCCATGCTCGAGGCCGCCCGCTCGGTCGAGTGGATCGTGGTGGACAGCGAGGTGGAGGCGCTGCACCTCGAGTACACGCTCATCCAGCGCCACCGTCCCCGCTACAACGTCCGCTACCGGGACGACAAGTCGTATCCCCACCTGGTGTTGACCGCCTCGGAGGAGGTACCGCGGGCGCGGGTGCAGCGCGGGCGGGTCGCCAAGGGAGACCTGCGCTTCGGTCCGTACGCCCACGCGTACGCGATCCGTGAGACGTTGGACCTGCTGCTGCGCACCTTCCCGGTCCGTACCTGCTCGCAGGGCATCTACGACCGGGCCGCGCGTACCGGCAAGCCGTGCCTGCTGCACCACATCGACCGTTGCGCCGCACCGTGCGTGGGCAAGATCTCCCTCGAGGACCACCGCACGCTCGTCGAGCGGCTCGGTCACTTCCTCGACGGGGAGACCGGTCCGGTGCTGCGGCAGCTCGAGGCCGACATGCAGGCGGCCTCGGCGGAGCTGAACTTCGAGGCGGCGGCCCGCCTGCGCGACCAGCTCACCGCGGTGCGCAAGGCGTTGGAGAAGCAGCAGGTCGTGTCCGCGAAGAGTGAGGACTTCGACGCGATCGCCATCCACGAGGACGAACTCGAGGCCGCGGTACAGGCGTTCTTCGTGCGACGGGGACGCCTCGTCGGGCGCAAGGGCTGGACGGTCGACAAGGTCGAGCCGCTGACCACGTCCCAGTTGTTGACCTCGTTCGTGCTGCAGCTGTACGCCGACCGCGACGACGACATCCCGCCGCAGGTCGTGGTGCCCGTCGAGCCCGACGATGCCGAGGCCCTCTCCCTGCTGCTCGCCGAGCAGCGGCGGCACACCCGTGCCGGCTCGCGTGGCCGGCCGATCCAGCGGGTGCGCTTCCAGGTGCCCCAGCGTGGGGACAAGGTCGCCTTCCTCGAGACGGTGACGGAGAACGCCCGCGAGGCGTTCCAGCGGGCGCGACTGAAGCGGGCCAGCGACTTCGAGAGCCGCAGCCGGGCGCTCAAGGAACTCCAGGACACCCTGGACCTCGACGAGGCACCCCTGCGCATCGAGTGTTTCGACATCTCCCACCTGGGCGGCACCGAGGTCGTCGGCTCGATGGTCGTGTTCGAGGACGGTCTGCCCAGGAAGTCGGACTACCGCCGGTTCAAGCTCTCGATCGACCGCAACGACGACTTCGCCTCGATGCAGGAGGTGATCCGGCGTCGTTTCGCCCGCCTGGCGCAGACCCAGCAGGCCCCGGCACCGTCCGAGGTGGCCGCCACGGAGCAGGCGGTGCGGCGCTTCGCCTACCCGCCCAACCTGGTCGTGATCGACGGTGGCGTCGGGCAGCTCCGTGCCGCGCTGGCCGGCGCCGGCGAGCTGGCCACGGCCGACGTGGCCTTCGTCGGACTGGCCAAGAAGTTCGAGGAGCTGTGGGTACCCGGGCGGTCCCGTCCGGTGGTGCTGCCGCGCGGCAGCGAGGCGCTCTACCTGGTCCAGCGGGTCCGCGACGAGGCGCACCGGTTCGCGATCACCTACCAGCGCAGCCGGCGGAGCTCCTCGGTGGCGTCCTCGGCGCTCGACGGCGTGGCCGGCGTGGGACCGGCCCGCCGCAAGGCCCTGTTCCGTTCCTTCGGATCGGTCGCGGCGATGCGGCGGGCGACGGTGGAGGAGCTCATGGCCGTGCCCGGCGTCTCGCGTACGATCGCGACCGCCGTGCACGATCATCTCCACGCCACCGTCGAGGATGCCCCGTGA
- the rapZ gene encoding RNase adapter RapZ — translation MLSDRVDEGTVERPEIMIITGLSGAGRSTASNVVEDLGWFVIDNLPPTLISRVTELAFVPGSSVGRLALVVDVRGREFFSALLDTIHELRASEADLRVLFLDADDDVLVRRFEETRRRHPAADDAGVLAGIRNERDQLSELRGMADLIIDTSDLNVHELRERLVAVLQGDEGAQLRVEVVSFGFKRGTPRDADLLFDVRFLPNPHWVEELRPFTGRDAPVRDYVFGQPESGPFLEALKRLLDVVVPGYVQEGKRYLTIAIGCTGGKHRSVAISEEVAQHLQATTELSINVQHRDLGEE, via the coding sequence ATGCTGTCGGACCGCGTCGACGAGGGCACCGTCGAGCGACCGGAGATCATGATCATCACCGGCCTGTCCGGGGCCGGCCGCTCGACGGCGTCCAACGTCGTGGAGGACCTCGGCTGGTTCGTGATCGACAACCTGCCGCCGACGTTGATCAGCCGCGTCACCGAACTCGCCTTCGTCCCCGGATCGTCGGTCGGCCGGCTGGCGCTGGTCGTCGACGTCCGAGGGCGCGAGTTCTTCAGTGCCCTGCTCGACACCATCCACGAGCTGCGCGCCAGCGAGGCCGACCTGCGGGTGCTGTTCCTCGACGCCGACGACGACGTGCTCGTCCGTCGCTTCGAGGAGACCCGACGGCGGCATCCGGCCGCCGACGACGCCGGCGTCCTCGCGGGCATCCGCAACGAGCGCGACCAGCTCAGCGAGCTGCGGGGCATGGCCGACCTGATCATCGACACCAGCGACCTCAACGTCCACGAGCTGCGTGAACGGCTGGTGGCGGTGCTCCAGGGCGACGAGGGAGCGCAGCTGCGGGTCGAGGTGGTCTCGTTCGGGTTCAAGCGAGGCACGCCGCGCGACGCCGACCTGCTGTTCGACGTGCGTTTCCTGCCCAACCCGCACTGGGTCGAGGAGTTGCGTCCCTTCACCGGACGCGACGCGCCGGTGCGCGACTACGTGTTCGGGCAGCCGGAGAGCGGTCCGTTCCTCGAGGCGCTCAAGCGTCTGCTCGACGTGGTGGTGCCCGGCTACGTGCAGGAGGGCAAGCGCTACCTGACGATCGCGATCGGGTGCACGGGCGGCAAGCACCGGTCGGTCGCCATCAGCGAGGAGGTCGCCCAGCACCTGCAGGCGACGACCGAGCTGTCGATCAACGTCCAGCACCGGGACCTGGGGGAGGAGTGA
- a CDS encoding gluconeogenesis factor YvcK family protein, whose product MSGGASSSSAVAVGGGHGLARTLAALPRVVGRVTAVVTVADDGGSSGRLRRDLGVLPPGDLRMAVTALARERRLAELLQYRFPRGELGGHSLGNLVLVALQDLVGGDLQAALDELCRVLDVPGRVLPCTTTPVTLHGRAGGSQVRGQASVSSTPGLERVWLEPADAAPAPAVLSAVAAADLVVLGPGSLYTSLLPNLLVPGLARALTEAAAPVVLVANLREQPGETQGMSLRDHLDALAAHVPGLRIDVCVAHDGEAPEGSGEPLRGVGLDDSVGRVVGADLLDGRDGHDPAALAQVFAALLSGR is encoded by the coding sequence GTGAGCGGCGGGGCGAGCTCCTCCTCGGCCGTCGCCGTCGGCGGAGGCCACGGCCTCGCACGGACGTTGGCGGCGCTGCCACGGGTGGTCGGGCGGGTCACCGCCGTGGTCACGGTCGCCGACGACGGGGGATCCTCGGGCCGCCTGCGCCGTGACCTCGGTGTGCTGCCGCCCGGTGACCTGCGCATGGCGGTCACCGCGCTGGCGCGGGAACGTCGGTTGGCGGAGTTGCTGCAGTACCGCTTCCCGCGCGGTGAGCTCGGGGGGCACAGCCTGGGGAACCTGGTGCTCGTGGCCCTGCAGGACCTGGTGGGTGGTGACCTGCAGGCGGCACTCGACGAGCTATGTCGGGTCCTGGACGTACCCGGACGGGTGCTGCCGTGCACGACCACCCCGGTGACCCTGCACGGTCGGGCCGGCGGGTCGCAGGTCCGTGGACAGGCGTCGGTGTCGTCGACGCCCGGTCTGGAGCGGGTGTGGCTCGAACCCGCCGACGCGGCGCCCGCCCCCGCCGTGCTGTCGGCGGTCGCCGCCGCCGACCTCGTCGTGCTCGGGCCGGGATCGCTGTACACGAGCCTGCTGCCCAACCTCCTCGTCCCCGGCCTCGCGCGGGCGCTGACGGAGGCCGCCGCCCCGGTGGTGTTGGTCGCCAACCTGCGCGAGCAGCCGGGGGAGACCCAGGGCATGTCGCTGCGGGACCACCTCGACGCGCTGGCGGCCCACGTCCCCGGGTTGCGCATCGACGTCTGCGTGGCGCACGACGGGGAGGCCCCGGAGGGCTCGGGCGAACCGCTGCGAGGCGTGGGGCTGGACGACTCGGTGGGTCGGGTGGTCGGTGCCGACCTGCTCGACGGTCGGGACGGGCACGATCCGGCGGCACTGGCACAGGTCTTCGCGGCGTTGCTGTCGGGACGATGA
- the whiA gene encoding DNA-binding protein WhiA — translation MSGSFTEDVRQELARLPLGSAAETRAELAALLRLAGSLTVTGGESGMRRRLEVSTGSGAVARRTFALLQRRYGLRAQLLVRAPGGVRRRSTYVVRVEPEADEVAGDLGLLDARGRLRDGVPDDLDDAAALAYLRGAVLASGSISDPGRDPHLEIATRSGATATALAALVDRCTGGSARAVEASADRERHRMVMKSGAAIEDLLASVGATVAFLRWGERRLRRQLRGDANRLANADAANLRRTIDAAGTQVRVVEELVDAVGWDGIEPELRVVALARLANPGASLQELGQLLDPPVGKSVVHRRLRRLEARHAEVAPGGPSTVG, via the coding sequence ATGAGCGGCTCGTTCACGGAGGACGTGCGCCAGGAGCTGGCCAGACTGCCGCTCGGATCGGCGGCGGAGACGCGCGCGGAACTGGCCGCGCTGCTGCGCCTCGCCGGCAGCCTCACCGTGACCGGGGGAGAGAGTGGGATGCGGCGCCGGCTGGAGGTGTCGACGGGTTCGGGCGCCGTCGCCCGGCGCACGTTCGCCCTGCTCCAGCGCCGCTACGGGCTGCGGGCGCAGCTGCTGGTGCGCGCTCCCGGCGGCGTGCGACGTCGGTCGACCTACGTCGTACGGGTCGAGCCGGAGGCCGACGAGGTCGCCGGCGACCTCGGCCTGCTCGACGCACGCGGACGCCTGCGCGACGGCGTACCCGACGACCTCGACGACGCGGCCGCGCTCGCCTATCTGCGCGGGGCCGTGCTCGCCTCGGGCTCGATCTCCGACCCGGGCCGCGACCCGCACCTCGAGATCGCCACCCGCAGCGGGGCGACCGCGACGGCACTGGCTGCGCTCGTCGATCGTTGCACCGGTGGCAGCGCACGTGCGGTCGAGGCGTCGGCCGACCGCGAACGTCACCGGATGGTGATGAAGTCCGGCGCCGCCATCGAGGACCTGCTCGCCTCGGTGGGGGCCACGGTCGCCTTCCTGCGCTGGGGCGAGCGTCGACTGCGCCGGCAGTTGCGGGGTGACGCCAACCGGCTGGCGAACGCCGACGCGGCCAACCTGCGTCGCACGATCGACGCGGCCGGCACCCAGGTGCGGGTGGTCGAGGAACTCGTCGACGCCGTCGGCTGGGACGGGATCGAACCCGAGTTGCGGGTGGTGGCGCTGGCACGGCTGGCGAACCCGGGCGCCAGCCTGCAGGAGCTCGGACAGTTGCTCGACCCGCCGGTGGGCAAGTCGGTCGTGCATCGGCGCCTGCGCCGACTCGAGGCACGGCACGCCGAGGTGGCCCCCGGTGGACCCTCGACCGTCGGTTGA
- the gap gene encoding type I glyceraldehyde-3-phosphate dehydrogenase yields MSLRVAINGFGRIGRNFLRAAKKQGLDLDIVAVNDLTDTATLALLLKYDSVHGRYDGTVETEGDDLVVDGDRIKVLAERDPADLPWKDLEIDVVVEATGFFTKRDDAAKHLTAGAKKVIISAPAKDEDATIVLGANQDIYDPENHDVISMASCTTNSVVPMAKVIDEAFGIEQGLMTTVHAYTGDQRLHDAPHKDPRRARAAALSIVPTTTGAAKAAALALPQLKGKLDGLALRVPIPSGSITDLVLVVSREVTAEEVNAAVKEAADGPLKGILEYSEEPLVSIDIVGNPHSCIFDAQSTMANGKLVKVMGWYDNEMGYSTRLAEAVVFVGDQL; encoded by the coding sequence ATGTCCCTGCGCGTCGCCATCAACGGCTTCGGCCGTATCGGCCGCAACTTCCTGCGAGCCGCCAAGAAGCAGGGTCTCGACCTCGACATCGTCGCGGTCAACGACCTCACCGACACCGCCACGCTGGCCCTGCTGCTCAAGTACGACAGCGTCCACGGTCGCTACGACGGCACCGTCGAGACCGAGGGTGACGACCTGGTCGTCGACGGGGACCGGATCAAGGTCCTCGCCGAGCGCGACCCGGCCGACCTGCCCTGGAAGGACCTCGAGATCGACGTGGTCGTGGAGGCGACCGGCTTCTTCACCAAGCGCGACGACGCCGCCAAGCACCTCACGGCCGGGGCCAAGAAGGTCATCATCTCGGCACCCGCGAAGGACGAGGACGCCACCATCGTCCTCGGCGCCAACCAGGACATCTACGACCCGGAGAACCACGACGTCATCTCGATGGCGTCGTGCACCACGAACTCGGTGGTCCCGATGGCCAAGGTGATCGACGAGGCCTTCGGTATCGAGCAGGGCCTGATGACCACGGTCCACGCCTACACCGGTGACCAGCGGCTGCACGACGCGCCGCACAAGGACCCGCGGCGCGCCCGCGCGGCCGCGCTGTCGATCGTGCCGACCACGACCGGTGCGGCCAAGGCGGCGGCACTCGCCCTGCCGCAGCTCAAGGGCAAGCTGGACGGCCTGGCGCTGCGCGTGCCGATCCCGTCGGGCTCGATCACCGACCTGGTGCTCGTGGTCTCGCGCGAGGTCACGGCCGAAGAGGTCAACGCGGCCGTCAAGGAAGCCGCCGACGGGCCGCTCAAGGGCATCCTCGAGTACAGCGAGGAGCCGCTGGTGTCGATCGACATCGTCGGCAACCCGCACTCGTGCATCTTCGACGCGCAGAGCACCATGGCCAACGGCAAGCTGGTGAAGGTGATGGGCTGGTACGACAACGAGATGGGGTACTCGACCCGTCTGGCCGAGGCCGTCGTGTTCGTCGGCGACCAGCTCTAG
- a CDS encoding phosphoglycerate kinase translates to MTSLLNGVPTLDDLDAAGQRVFVRADLNVPLRDGQVTDDLRIQSSVPTIRRLLDQGARVVVASHLGRPKGAPDPAYAMAPVGARLQQLLGTEVFVATDVVGDDARTKAAGLQPGQVLLLENLRFDAGETANDDDFAAALASFADVYVDDAFGAAHRAHASIAGIPARLPGYAGGLLARELEVLGGLLEDPAHPYVAVLGGAKVSDKLTVLENLLTRVDAIAVGGAMAFTFLVAEGHDVGASRVETDQVEVVRELVGAARERGVDVLLPQDLVVAAGFDEHAAATNVHVDDMPSDQMGLDIGPATANAYATAINRAGSVFWNGPMGVFEWEAFAAGTRTVAQAIATASGFTVVGGGDSAAAIRQFGLDDQVDHVSTGGGASLELLEGKDLPGVAALRRGE, encoded by the coding sequence GTGACCTCCCTGCTCAACGGTGTCCCGACACTCGACGACCTCGACGCGGCCGGTCAGCGCGTGTTCGTCCGCGCCGACCTCAACGTCCCGCTGCGTGACGGGCAGGTGACCGACGACCTGCGTATCCAGTCGTCGGTGCCGACCATCCGCCGTCTGCTCGACCAGGGCGCGCGGGTCGTGGTGGCCTCGCACCTGGGACGACCGAAGGGCGCGCCGGACCCGGCCTACGCGATGGCGCCCGTCGGGGCCCGTCTCCAGCAGCTGCTGGGGACCGAGGTGTTCGTGGCGACCGACGTGGTCGGCGACGACGCCAGGACGAAGGCGGCCGGGTTGCAGCCCGGGCAGGTGCTGCTGCTCGAGAACCTGCGCTTCGACGCCGGCGAGACCGCCAACGACGACGACTTCGCGGCGGCGCTGGCCTCGTTCGCGGACGTCTACGTCGACGATGCCTTCGGCGCGGCGCACCGGGCCCACGCCTCGATCGCCGGCATCCCCGCCCGCCTGCCGGGCTATGCCGGCGGCCTGCTCGCGCGGGAACTCGAGGTACTCGGCGGGCTGCTCGAGGATCCGGCGCACCCGTACGTGGCCGTGCTCGGCGGCGCCAAGGTCAGCGACAAGCTGACGGTCCTGGAGAACCTGCTGACGCGCGTGGACGCGATCGCCGTCGGTGGTGCGATGGCGTTCACCTTCCTCGTCGCCGAGGGTCACGACGTCGGGGCCTCGCGGGTCGAGACCGATCAGGTCGAGGTCGTGCGCGAGCTGGTCGGGGCCGCGCGCGAGCGCGGGGTCGACGTGCTGCTGCCGCAGGACCTGGTGGTCGCGGCCGGGTTCGACGAGCACGCCGCTGCGACCAACGTCCACGTCGACGACATGCCGTCGGACCAGATGGGGCTCGACATCGGCCCCGCCACCGCCAACGCGTACGCGACGGCCATCAACCGCGCGGGCAGCGTGTTCTGGAACGGTCCGATGGGCGTGTTCGAGTGGGAAGCCTTCGCCGCCGGCACGCGGACCGTCGCCCAGGCCATCGCCACCGCCTCGGGCTTCACCGTCGTCGGCGGCGGGGACTCGGCCGCGGCGATCCGACAGTTCGGTCTCGACGACCAGGTCGACCACGTCTCGACCGGCGGCGGCGCGTCCCTCGAACTGCTCGAGGGCAAGGACCTGCCGGGTGTCGCCGCGCTGCGGCGCGGCGAATAG
- the tpiA gene encoding triose-phosphate isomerase, which produces MTERVPVIAGNWKMHRDHLEAIQLVQKLAYHLQEDDYEGQEVVVCPPFVALRSVQTLLQSDKLPIHLGAQNCHSEDEGAFTGEISATMLARLDVRYVVVGHSERRELFGETDEIVNAKVAAVQRHKMRPILCVGEVLDQREAGQAVDVVVSQLQGSLAGIRVADPEELVVAYEPVWAIGTGKTATPQDAQDMCAAIRTELASLYDEQTAAGIRIQYGGSVKPGNVRELMSQPDIDGALVGGASLSSEDFALIVGHRR; this is translated from the coding sequence GTGACCGAGCGGGTTCCCGTCATCGCCGGCAACTGGAAGATGCACCGCGACCACCTCGAGGCCATCCAGCTGGTCCAGAAGCTCGCCTACCACCTGCAGGAGGACGACTACGAGGGGCAGGAGGTCGTCGTCTGCCCGCCCTTCGTGGCGCTGCGGTCGGTCCAGACGCTGCTGCAGTCGGACAAGTTGCCGATCCACCTCGGCGCACAGAACTGCCACAGCGAGGACGAGGGCGCCTTCACCGGGGAGATCTCGGCGACGATGCTGGCGCGGTTGGACGTGCGCTACGTCGTGGTCGGCCACTCCGAGCGGCGGGAGCTGTTCGGGGAGACCGACGAGATCGTCAACGCCAAGGTGGCGGCAGTCCAGCGGCACAAGATGCGACCGATCCTGTGTGTGGGTGAGGTGCTCGACCAGCGGGAGGCCGGCCAGGCGGTCGACGTCGTGGTCTCCCAGCTGCAGGGGAGCCTCGCCGGCATCCGGGTCGCCGACCCCGAGGAGCTCGTGGTCGCCTACGAGCCCGTGTGGGCCATCGGGACCGGGAAGACGGCGACGCCGCAGGACGCGCAGGACATGTGTGCGGCGATCCGGACCGAGCTCGCGTCGCTCTACGACGAGCAGACGGCCGCCGGCATCCGGATCCAGTACGGCGGCAGCGTCAAGCCCGGCAACGTCCGCGAGCTGATGTCGCAGCCCGACATCGACGGCGCGCTGGTGGGTGGCGCGAGCCTGTCCAGCGAGGACTTCGCGTTGATCGTCGGCCACCGCCGCTGA
- a CDS encoding ABC transporter ATP-binding protein, which produces MPSTRPEPVPEDQLHERAQRGEEILRVEGLTKHFPIRGGVFNRQYGAVQAVDGVSLTIRAGETVSLVGESGCGKSTTGRCIVRLLDPTAGHVYFKGHDLAEMSKRQLRQMRREIQIVFQDPYASLNPRINVAEIIGEPLRIYGRYRNGGKDRVKELMRLVGLNPEHGNRFPHEFSGGQRQRIGIARSLALNPQLLILDEPVSALDVSIQAQVINLLEELQDELGLAYLFIAHDLSVIRHLSDRVAVMYLGHVVEFGTKQEIFQSPTHPYTQALLSAVPLTDPRLRGKRERIVLEGDVPSPSNPPSGCRFRTRCWKAEDICATEVPALVDRFGHGHPSACHFAEPKATIRG; this is translated from the coding sequence ATGCCCTCCACGCGTCCCGAGCCGGTCCCCGAGGACCAACTGCACGAGCGGGCACAGCGCGGTGAGGAGATCCTGCGCGTCGAGGGGCTGACCAAGCACTTCCCCATCCGAGGCGGGGTCTTCAACCGCCAGTACGGCGCCGTCCAGGCCGTCGACGGGGTCAGCCTCACGATCAGGGCCGGTGAGACCGTCAGCCTCGTCGGCGAGTCCGGCTGCGGGAAGTCCACCACGGGACGCTGCATCGTCCGCCTGCTGGACCCGACGGCGGGACACGTGTACTTCAAGGGACACGACCTGGCCGAGATGTCCAAGCGACAGCTGCGCCAGATGCGCCGCGAGATCCAGATCGTCTTCCAGGATCCCTACGCCTCGCTCAACCCGCGCATCAACGTGGCCGAGATTATCGGCGAGCCGCTGCGCATCTACGGGCGGTACCGCAACGGCGGCAAGGACCGCGTGAAGGAACTGATGCGGCTGGTCGGGCTCAACCCCGAACACGGCAACCGGTTCCCGCACGAGTTCTCCGGTGGTCAGCGACAGCGCATCGGCATCGCCCGCTCGCTCGCACTGAACCCACAGCTGCTGATCCTCGACGAGCCGGTGTCCGCGCTCGACGTGTCCATCCAGGCCCAGGTCATCAACCTGCTCGAGGAGCTGCAGGACGAACTGGGGCTGGCATACCTGTTCATCGCGCACGACCTGTCGGTGATCCGTCACCTCTCCGACCGGGTCGCGGTGATGTACCTCGGGCACGTGGTCGAGTTCGGCACGAAGCAGGAGATCTTCCAGAGCCCGACCCACCCCTACACCCAGGCCCTGCTGTCGGCCGTGCCGCTGACCGACCCGCGGCTGCGGGGCAAGCGGGAGCGCATCGTGCTGGAGGGGGACGTGCCGAGCCCGTCCAACCCCCCGTCGGGCTGCCGCTTCCGGACCCGTTGCTGGAAGGCCGAGGACATCTGCGCGACCGAGGTCCCCGCGCTCGTCGACCGCTTCGGACACGGTCATCCCAGTGCGTGCCACTTCGCCGAGCCCAAGGCGACCATCCGCGGCTGA
- a CDS encoding ABC transporter ATP-binding protein, producing MGSEPQFVDAPSARDVQPLLSVRDLVTEFKTGDGVVHAVDGVSYEVYPGETLGVVGESGSGKSVTVMSILGLIPQPPGRIANGEIILDGQDLLQLSSRELRQVRGKDVAMIFQDPMTSLNPVLSVGDQLAEAILVHEDVSEDVARKRVVELLELVGVPNADQRFDQYPHEYSGGMRQRAMIAMAMANRPKLLIADEPTTALDVTIQAQVLEVLQAAKEETNAGVILITHDLGVVAEMADRVVVMYGGRVVETGTVDEIFHSPKHPYTLGLLSSLPRPDQDLERLVPIPGQPPSLINLPSGCAFHPRCHLGRGRSRCRTEEPALYDLGPMRGSRCHFHEEMAREVAEVEKATGARIEGSEA from the coding sequence ATGGGATCCGAGCCCCAGTTCGTCGACGCCCCGTCCGCACGCGACGTGCAGCCGCTGCTCTCGGTCCGTGACCTGGTCACGGAGTTCAAGACCGGCGACGGCGTCGTCCATGCCGTGGACGGCGTCAGCTACGAGGTCTACCCCGGCGAGACGCTCGGCGTGGTCGGCGAGTCCGGCTCCGGCAAGTCGGTGACCGTCATGAGCATCCTCGGGCTGATCCCCCAGCCGCCCGGCCGGATCGCCAACGGCGAGATCATCCTCGACGGTCAGGACCTGCTCCAGCTGTCCTCCCGCGAGTTGCGTCAGGTCCGCGGCAAGGACGTCGCGATGATCTTCCAGGACCCGATGACCTCGCTCAACCCGGTCCTGAGCGTCGGTGACCAGTTGGCCGAGGCCATCCTCGTGCACGAGGACGTCAGCGAGGACGTCGCCCGCAAGCGGGTGGTCGAGCTGCTCGAGCTGGTCGGGGTCCCCAACGCCGACCAGCGCTTCGACCAGTACCCGCACGAGTACTCGGGCGGCATGCGGCAACGCGCCATGATCGCCATGGCGATGGCCAACCGACCCAAGCTGCTGATCGCCGACGAGCCGACCACCGCGCTCGACGTCACGATCCAGGCGCAGGTCCTCGAGGTGCTCCAGGCCGCCAAGGAGGAGACCAACGCCGGCGTGATCCTGATCACCCACGACCTGGGCGTCGTGGCCGAGATGGCGGACCGCGTGGTGGTCATGTACGGCGGTCGGGTGGTCGAGACCGGCACCGTCGACGAGATCTTCCACTCCCCCAAGCACCCCTACACGCTGGGGCTGCTCTCCAGTCTGCCTCGCCCCGACCAGGACCTCGAACGGCTCGTCCCGATCCCCGGGCAACCACCGAGCCTGATCAACCTCCCCAGCGGCTGCGCCTTCCATCCGCGCTGCCACCTCGGTCGTGGTCGTAGCCGGTGCCGCACCGAGGAGCCGGCCCTGTACGACCTCGGACCCATGCGTGGGTCGCGCTGCCACTTCCACGAGGAGATGGCCCGCGAGGTCGCCGAGGTCGAGAAGGCCACCGGCGCCCGCATCGAAGGGAGCGAGGCATGA
- a CDS encoding ABC transporter permease: MSESSRKRAAAQDTPPDQGSGGNEIATDDAGLHRTDHDFGDDYSDGSQIVIRSQWQLFRRKFLSHKLAMSSLVFLLVVVIAAVFAEQIAPYAYDEINVIARSTPPTFEGWHLFGTDQLGRDYFSRVIYGTRVSLQVASIVAIVTTVLGTVIGSVAGYYRGWVDAILMRLTDLIVIVPLLAVLLIAAAFLGQGQPTRIAIIIALLVWPSLARIVRGVFLGLREKEYVQAARACGAGDLRIIARHMLPNTIGPILVNMTLTLASAILLEATLAFLGFGVNPPTPALGLLINEGRSSMQTQWWLVVMPGVAIVAIALAINFIGDGLRDALDPTQQEK; this comes from the coding sequence ATGAGTGAATCCTCGCGCAAGCGCGCGGCAGCCCAGGACACGCCGCCCGACCAGGGTTCCGGCGGCAACGAGATCGCCACCGACGACGCGGGACTGCACCGGACCGACCACGACTTCGGCGACGACTACTCCGACGGCAGCCAGATCGTCATCCGCAGCCAGTGGCAGCTGTTCCGGCGCAAGTTCCTGTCGCACAAGCTGGCCATGAGCAGCCTGGTGTTCCTGCTCGTCGTCGTCATCGCCGCGGTCTTCGCCGAGCAGATCGCCCCGTACGCCTACGACGAGATCAACGTCATCGCGCGCTCGACCCCGCCGACGTTCGAGGGTTGGCACCTGTTCGGCACCGACCAGCTCGGACGCGACTACTTCAGCCGCGTCATCTACGGGACCCGGGTCTCGCTGCAGGTGGCCAGCATCGTCGCGATCGTCACGACGGTGCTCGGCACGGTCATCGGCTCGGTCGCGGGGTACTACCGCGGATGGGTCGACGCGATCCTGATGCGCCTGACCGACCTGATCGTGATCGTCCCGCTGCTGGCCGTCCTGCTGATCGCGGCGGCGTTCCTCGGTCAGGGCCAGCCGACCCGCATCGCGATCATCATCGCGCTGCTGGTGTGGCCGTCGCTCGCTCGCATCGTCCGCGGCGTGTTCCTCGGTCTGCGCGAGAAGGAGTACGTCCAGGCCGCCCGCGCCTGCGGCGCCGGTGACCTGCGCATCATCGCGCGGCACATGCTGCCCAACACCATCGGGCCGATCCTGGTCAACATGACCCTGACGCTGGCCTCGGCGATCCTGTTGGAGGCGACACTCGCCTTCCTCGGCTTCGGCGTGAACCCACCCACGCCCGCACTCGGCCTGCTGATCAACGAAGGCCGCAGCTCCATGCAGACGCAGTGGTGGCTCGTGGTCATGCCCGGTGTCGCCATCGTCGCCATCGCGCTCGCGATCAACTTCATCGGTGACGGCCTGCGCGACGCGCTCGACCCGACCCAGCAGGAGAAGTGA